DNA from Peromyscus leucopus breed LL Stock chromosome 3, UCI_PerLeu_2.1, whole genome shotgun sequence:
agGGGTATAGTCGCTACCTTCGCTGTCTGACCGCAGAGcgacctcttcctcctcctccacaaaCTCGGGCCCCTCCCCAGAACTGTCCCCCAGCTGCCGGCACAAGAGTAAACGCTGGagcagggaaggggagagggagacgacacacatgctacacacatGCTGACCTCAGGACAGTCCTGAGCCCACCCCAGGACCTGACCCCCGGCTCCAGAAGGAAAAATACCCTCAGGCCCACAACCATTCTTGGAgcacctccttcttcctctcactCCCCAGAACATTCAGTCACCCACTCACCTCCTTTTTTTGGCGCTTGCTCTTAGGGATTTTAGGGTCTCGAGGTTTcttaggcttttttttcttcttgagctTTGGAGTCTCCGCTTCTGATAAATCCTCCTCTGGGTCTTCTTCATTGTCTACACACATTTGGCAAAAGTGAGGACCTAATCCAGAGGGTTAGAATGTCTCTCCCACCTCTCGTCCCAGATTCCCCCCAAGAGAAAGAACTGTTACAGTAAGCACACAGAAGGGAGCGGATGcccaggacacagacagacaaagagagctGTAGACCCGACACAGGCCTGCCAGGCTAGAGCAGGCCCACCTCGGGCAGCTGTCCAGGCCCTAGCTCTCTCCTCATCACTCCAGCCACCTTCTGTGTTCACCACACTGCTCAATGGagctgcctggaactcagcaaGCAAGAGAACTGGATCCAGGTCTCCCTCAAGTGGCCACACAGCCCATAGGACAGGGGTGAGGGAAGCATAACCAGAAGGCACTAAACACAAACTCCATCCTCACCCTACCACCCCAGATCAAATACCAGGTTCAGGGTCTAAGAAATCACACCCGTATCAAAGCCCTTCGGGATTATCACTGTTCAAAACCACCAGAGTTTCCAGTTCAACTTCATACCCATTCCCagtctcctttctccatctccagtCCTACTGTttcttcccagctttctcctGGGTCAGGCGACTCCTCTCCCTAGGGGCCCGGAATCAGCCCAGCTGTCACCATCTCCCCTTCCCAACCCCCCTCCCATCTGGCTCTACCTCCTTCCCTGGCTAGAAGAACACACAAAGCCTGGGTAACACTGGAGATCCTGGGCAAGGATAGGTAGAAAGGGGCACAGAGGGAGAAGGCTGCCAGGGAGCTTTCTTTGTACCAGACAAGTACACCAGctcccagttccctcctccctcttctcgcTCTCTTCCCAAGCCACCCCCGCCCAAGAAGGGGGGagtaggaaagggaggagagagaagggagtgcCTCACCCactgaagagaaggaaaatggcTCCTGACCGCAGAAGCCAGCCCAGGGCACCCAGTGCCAACataggacagacaggaagtggcggGCAGGGGGTGGAGCCGACAGAAGTACACAGAGCAAAGAGTACCCTCAAAGAAAACTTCCCAAATGATTACCTGGCCCCAGGTCCACAGCTAATGATCTCTATACCTACTCAAGGATGACACGGTTTGTAAGAGGTCACCCTGATGTGCCAGGCAAGCAAACCAAGACAGCATGAagagtgacactatttgaaagaCTGCATTACTCACTCAATCATAATTTTTTAAGACATTACAACTACGATTTAACAAGGGCTCAGTGGAGGTTATCAACCCTATGACCTTCTTCCCTTGAAGGTCTCCAAAAGCTTTAGCTTGAGGACTGGAGCCCACAACCAGTCTCGAAGCTCAGCTCCCTCATCATCCAACAAGAATATTATCCAACATATAGAAGTCATGCCGAGACTCCACAAATGGAGCAGGACCAAGAGAACAGGCAAACAACATGTTCTCTTCAATTCCACACACACTCTTAGCTCTTGAGCCCCAGAAGCAGCCCTAGAATGAATAACTCTTGTTCTGCCCTTCTGAAGTTAGACAGATCCTAAGGCAGTACAAAGCACCACAGGCCTCCCATTTTCACACTTCCCAGGATCAAGTCAGAGGTTAGGAGGCCCCTCTGATCCCCAAACAACCATTTTCTTAAGGGCTTCGCCCCCATAGCCCCTACACCACCCCTTAATCAGCTACATgtcccttcttcatctctgcctATAGAGCAGAGATAAAGACAAGTCCATGGAGGCAGAGAAGATATCATATACAACCCTTAAACTCCTCAGGCAAATCACATGCTGAAATGGCAAGCAACCACTGCATGAGATAGAGGGAGATTTGGGAAAGGGGCAGATTGGGTGTGTCCGTGGAAAAACTGGGTCAGGCTACATATTGGGGCAGAGTTCACACTGAGCCTGAATAGCTCACACTCAACTTGGGAGGAAAGCCCTAGACCAACGGGTTACCAGAAGGCTAAGATGAGGCCAGCACTGGGGGACAGCACTGCTCATCCTGCCCTCACAAAGAGTGTGAAGGAAAAGTAAGCCTTCctccttaccaccaccaccaccaccaccaccaccaccaccaccccatcaaGGCACAGAAACCTGCAGCCTTACACCCAGATGATGAGATGCAAATCTAAGACCCTCACTCCTGCGGCCAAAGATATCAAGAATATCAGTTCTCTTAAATGGTCTCGGACTGAAGTGAAAAATTCTAAGTTAGAAAATGTCaaatttgctgggcagtggtggcacacgcctttaatcccaatgaagcagaagcaggctaatctctgtgagttggaggccagtgtgatctacagaatgagttccaggacagccaaggatacacagagaaaccttgtctcgaaaaaccaaaaaaaaaaaaaaaagccaggtggtgtcatacacctttaatcccagcatttgggaggcagaggtaggcggatctctatgagttcgaggccagcctagtgtacagagGGAGATACAGGCAccaaaatcacacagagaaacctgtcccaaaaagcaggggggggggggggcaaatttGAAAAGCATTTCTTCTGGATACCTCAAAATTGAGTTGGATCTAAGGAAAAGGCAGAAGTAAAAACTatgtcataaaaaacaaaaacaggccaggccgtggtggtggtggtgaatgcctttaagcccagcactagggaggcggaggcagaggcagaaggatctctgtgagttcgaggccagcctgctctacaaaacagagaaaacctgtctcgaaaaaaaaaatagaaaaacaaaaacaacaacaaccaaaaagccCCGGGACCACCAGGCTccagaagggggtggggtgggggcataaAGAACTGGTGCTGGTGGGGAGGGGCtgtcttttattcatttaaattttaattttttaagtgaacGAGAGTCAAATAAACCAACAGGTGTATTAAGAAGGGGCTCTGAATAAGGAGACAAGAGAAGATATCCACTAATAAGCATGACATCAACCATCACCTGAGGACAAGCACTCAGGCAGGCTGGTTATAACTCTACGGGTTTAGCCAGTCAAGGCAGCCACCCCAAAACACTCAGAGTGCAAACCctaacacacccacacaaacacctCACATCACCAACCCAGACCCCGAACTACCTCAGAGTGACCCAAGCCTCTAGGAAAGAAGCCAGGATTAGGTCCCCCCAGGGGAGaagtcccttccttccctctgcctctccttacTAGGCTACTGCCCCTCCCCTAGTGCCCCAATCCCTTCCCCACTCAAAAAATTCCAATAATCTGCCTAACTCAAAAGTTCTCTAGATCCGGTAAGGAGCGAGATTCAAACTTCACACTCTTCAACAGCGCAGAAACCCGGTAACTGATCACAAGCTAAAAATAATCGGACAGAGAGCAACCAACACACCCGCTTTCTTTTCGGTGAGACCCCAGACGCCCGGCTGGGCTCCTACAACAGAAATCTCACCACACCCCACCATGTCACCACCAGAGTCTCCGGGATCGTCCCCGCCACCGGCCCTCCTAAGAACCTGCTCCAGGTAATGCCTGCTAACCCAGAGAGCTCCCTCAACTGGGAACTGCGGAGTATTCCAGACAGCCCTGCGTACAGCCGGCTTACATCTGGGTCCGCGGTGCCCAAGAGGCACATGGCTTccacctccccccgcccccgcactccccccccccccgcccccacaacaCACTAGAGCTCCGCAGAAGAGAACCACTCCCTTCGGATGCCCTCCGCCCTGGGCTCCCTGCACAGGAGGAGACAAGCGGCTGCACACAGCCTCGCACAAGTCTCCAGGAAAGCTCCGACACCTCCTTCCTGCCCTGGGCCCTCTGGGAAGCTCTTACctggatggggtgggggcaggctgTTGTTCAGAAGTGCATCCATgtcctcctcctcactgcccGCCGAGCAGGGGGACGGGGAGCCCAGGCCCGACGCCATCCCCTTCCGCTCCCCGGCCAGGGAATTGGCCCAGCTGCTCCTGCCTGCGGCCTGGGGCCCTCGACACTAGCCCGAGTCActgtgcgggggaggggggggggagaacagtgAGTGACGCgccgtccccctcccccacccgctctttccgcccccccccccccggccctgCCACCCTCGCCGAGCACCCGAACCACTCAGGCTGAACTTAGTTCCACACTCCTCGGGGACAGCCCGTGAGCCGGCTCCCCAGCCGAAGCCCCCCGAGAAGCGGGAGCgatgccccccccacccccacccccgaggtCAGGCTGGTGCATGGTGGGAGGGGGGGACAGGCTGGGCTAGCCTGAGCCCGGAGTGGCCGGGAGGGGGGGACCCGAGCGGCGAGGCGCCGAGGGGGCCGGGGGAGGCGGCCGCTGCCCGGGGACACAAGGTCACTTGGGCGTGGGGGGGCGCCTCTCGGCGCCCGGGGAGGGGCCAGTCCCCAGACAGCAGGGCAGCTCTCCCAGGGCTGTCCTCCGGGACAACTCAGGTTCTCTTCCGGAGCGGCGGGGAGCAGGGGCGTGGAGGCCCGGCGCTCCGGGGTCCCCCCGAGCCGGGACGCCGCCGGCGGGAAGCGAGCTCCCACCGGGAAGGGGGCCGGGCCACGTGTCCCGGGGGGCCGGCGAGCCCAGGGCGAGGGGCGGGCGCCCGGCCTGCTGGGAGGCCGGGCCCGGGAGCGGGGCGCGGGGAGCGCGGCTCCCTCAGGCCAGGCCGCCGCCCGCGGGCAGCCCGCACGCCTCAGGGACGGGGAGAGGGTCCGCTCCCGGGCCGGGGGCCGCCCGCGGAAGGGACAGGTGAAGGGGTGACCCCCCGGCACGGCGTCGGGCCGGGACGGGCGCCTCGCCCGGAGCCTCGCGCCCTCCTCACCCTAGAGCCGCCTCAGGTCGCGCCGGGTCCCGCCGGTGTCACTCCCGCTCCGGCTCCTCCTCGCCGCGGCCGAAGGGGGGAAAATGGCTCCGGCTCCGGCGGCGCCTCTTAAAGGGCCCGAAACACCGGCCGGGAAATCCCACCGCACAGGCCCCGCCCCCCCACGGACAGCCCATAATAACCTCAACCAACTCCAACCCCCCCCCTCCACTACCGCCACCCTCCTCCCTAGGTCTCCCGGGCAACCCCCGCCCCCTCGTCGCTCAGGCAACCATTGGCCACGCCCCCGtcgagcgcgcgcgcgcgtcaCCCGGGCAACCGCCCACCTCCTGGCCATCCCATAATACACACggacaccccacatacacacaccccgcccccaaCACTCCATGCATATATATTGCCCGGGGGCTACTGACATGTAGTGCGGACCTTTTACAAACTCAACCTGCTCCCCACCTCAGATATCCCATAATAAGCACTCTTTGCCAACTTCTTCACTCTTGGCCCTACTGCTAACATCCCATAATAACtcgttccccctccctcccccttggcCATCCCATAATAAGCACCCCTCCCAGCACTTCAGCCTCATATCCCATAATACTCAACCCCATCCCCCACTAACATCCCATAATAACCACCCTTCATC
Protein-coding regions in this window:
- the LOC114708822 gene encoding vegetative cell wall protein gp1-like; the protein is MGSKPPSKVVVASGSHLRVTFDPQGEEGARLRARRPSRPDAVPGGHPFTCPFRGRPPARERTLSPSLRRAGCPRAAAWPEGAALPAPRSRARPPSRPGARPSPWARRPPGTRGPAPFPVGARFPPAASRLGGTPERRASTPLLPAAPEENLSCPGGQPWESCPAVWGLAPPRAPRGAPPRPSDLVSPGSGRLPRPPRRLAARVPPSRPLRAQASPACPPLPPCTSLTSGVGVGGASLPLLGGLRLGSRLTGCPRGVWN